The following proteins are co-located in the Pomacea canaliculata isolate SZHN2017 linkage group LG8, ASM307304v1, whole genome shotgun sequence genome:
- the LOC112569970 gene encoding LOW QUALITY PROTEIN: disheveled-associated activator of morphogenesis 2-like (The sequence of the model RefSeq protein was modified relative to this genomic sequence to represent the inferred CDS: deleted 1 base in 1 codon): MPGKGGLCWCLGGRGPPEIKFGTDYDSPLKPVMLDIPMPTDENELNAKFEELVAELDLDKPHRDALYSLPAEKKWQIYCSKKKLQQSYWDVDTSSQNTPGYYLERIKSMSPVCLGLSEEDVDNKTKLVDNLKTALRTQPMSFVVHFIQQNGLQCLVDFLSNMDYATSESPVHTSFIGCIKALMNNSQGRAHVLAHPSAINIIAQSLAVDNVKTKTAVLEILGAMCLVPGGHRKVLEAMLHLQNYAGERTRFQLLMCDLDRSTGKYREEIGLKTAIMSFINAALRYGPGQDHLEFRLHLRYEFLMLGIVPIMQKLRTYGNATLDRHLDFFEMVRNVDEKELSRRFEGVHVDSKSASAMFEVLRKKLSLTTAYPNLLSILYHLLLLPYGKNDAFAVWGLVDKILQQVILQQKNGQDPDGAPLEINLKSIVRQLQSETDIKVYQQKLREAEKTAEEINAKLAKKERECEVRSQEKEEITSTMNMMKTRLEKESTSHAETRKQLEELLARVEDIRLQLDTERGEKQKLQHLMQSGSLPDDAKMGLSTAASAIMSDFRSLTGKLPPAPMCPPPPPPGAPPPPPPAPGAPPAPCAPGGSSLSAVLSAKLKNIPKPSQSLKSFNWTKVPESKISGSIWQDLNHSKMFGSLDLQDFEHTFSAYQKPSEEGEEQNNQNSFSKPKTTVLTVIDGRRAQNCTILLSKLKLTNSELARAVMNVDEGEDLPKDMVEQLLKFVPTPEESQMLAEYASEIENMARADRFLYEINRITHYEERLRALYFKKKFQERRHDCKQKIEAVHEACKEVFRSRKLKRLLELVLACGNYMNRGQRGNALGFHPASLNKMVDTRSSISKQITLLHYVVSTLEKKFEDVMKLEDDLPHVKDAAKVNFKDLEQEINALRKGLQDIEKEVGFFKTKIQNPGDRFVTVMQDFCTVASYSFAEVEESYSEMHQKYDSVLKSFCEDSKQVQPDVFFGIFDSFLMSFADAKGENDKLKKQKEEEEKRKKVDEQMKKEREKRLLLKKCNTTTDKDQKVIAADNHEKGEFDDLISALRTGDVFGEDIAKLKRQRRRQNAQSDFSRERNGVK, encoded by the exons ATGCCTGGTAAGGGAGGATTATGCTGGTGCTTAGGTGGGCGGGGCCCACCAGAAATCAAGTTTGGCACTGACTATGACTCACCACTCAAGCCAGTTATGCTAGACATACCCATGCCTACAGATGAAAATGAGCTAAATGCAAAGTTTGAAGAACTGGTG GCAGAGCTTGATTTGGATAAACCTCATCGAGATGCCCTGTACAGCCTTCCAGCAGAAAAAAAGTGGCAGATTTACTGCAGTAAGAAAAAG TTACAGCAAAGTTATTGG GACGTTGACACATCATCACAAAATACTCCTGGCTACTACCTTGAGAGAATCAAATCCATGTCACCT GTTTGTCTGGGTCTGTCGGAGGAGGATGTTGACAACAAGACAAAATTAGTAGACAACCTCAAGACAGCATTACGCACTCAGCCTATGAG CTTCGTTGTCCACTTCATTCAGCAAAATGGACTCCAGTGCTTGGTTGATTTCCTGTCTAACATGGACTATGCCACATCAGAAAGTCCAGTCCACACTTCATTTATTGGCTGCATCAAAGCTCTCATGAACAATTCG CAAGGCAGAGCCCATGTGCTAGCCCATCCCTCTGCCATCAACATTATAGCTCAGAGTCTGGCTGTTGATAATGTAAAAACCAAGACAGCAGTCTTAGAGATTCTTGGTGCTATGTGTCTGGTTCCTGGTGGACACCGAAAAGTCTTAGAAGCTATGCTTCACCTGCAGAACTATGCAGGAGAGAGAACCCGTTTCCAG CTGCTGATGTGCGACCTTGATCGCAGCACAGGAAAATACAGAGAAGAGATAGGCCTTAAGACAGCAATCATGTCTTTTATCAATGCTGCATTACGTTATGGACCGGGTCAG GACCATTTGGAGTTTCGACTGCACTTACGTTATGAGTTCTTGATGTTGGGTATTGTACCAATCATGCAGAAACTAAGAACTTACGGCAATGCTACATTAGACAG ACATCTCGACTTCTTTGAGATGGTGCGGAATGTTGATGAGAAAGAACTGTCAAGAAGATTTGAAGGA gTACATGTGGATAGCAAAAGTGCATCAGCCATGTTTGAAGTGCTAAGGAAAAAATTATCACTGACAACTGCATACCCAAACCTGCTGTCCATACTTTATCACCTTCTCCTCCTGCCGT ATGGAAAAAATGATGCATTTGCTGTTTGGGGGCTGGTGGATAAGATCCTGCAGCAAGTTATCcttcaacaaaaaaatggacaaGATCCAGACGGCGCTCCCCTGGAGATTAACCTCAAGAGCATTGTGAGGca aTTACAGAGTGAAACAGATATTAAAGTATACCAGCAAAAGCTGAGGGAAGCAGAAAAGACAGCAGAGGAGATCAATGCCAAGCTTGCCAAGAAAGAGCGAGAATGTGAAGTCAGGTCACAAGAAAAG GAAGAGATTACAAGCACCATGAATATGATGAAAACCAGACTGGAGAAAGAATCAACAAGTCATGCAGAAACTCGCAAGCAGCTTGAAGAGTTGCTTGCCAGAGTGGAAGACATTCGACTGCAG CTAGACACtgagagaggagagaagcaGAAGCTGCAGCATCTTATGCAGTCTGGCAGTCTGCCAGATGATGCCAAGATGGGCCTCtcaacagcagcatcagcaaTAATGAGTGACTTCAGAAGCCTAACTGGAAAGCTCCCTCCAGCTCCTATGTGTccacctcccccaccaccaggagcaccacctcctccacctccagcACCTGGTGCTCCACCTGCACCTTGTGCACctg GTGGCTCATCATTAAGTGCAGTGCTATCtgccaaattaaaaaatatacctAAACCTTCTCAGTCGCTGAAATCCTTCAACTGGACAAAGGTTCCAGAG AGCAAAATAAGTGGATCAATATGGCAGGATCTTAATCACAGTAAG ATGTTTGGCAGTTTAGATCTACAAGACTTCGAACATACATTCTCTGCATATCAGAAACCCTCAGAAGAGGGCGAAGAACAGAATAATCAGAACAGCTTTTCCAAGCCTAAAACAACAGTTCTGACTGTTATTGATGGCCGCAGAGCTCAGAACTGTACAATTTTGTTGTCCAAGTTGAAGCTGACTAACTCAGAGTTGGCCCGTGCTGTGATGAATGTAGATGAAGGAGAAGATTTACCGAAAGACATGGTAGAGCAG CTTCTGAAGTTTGTGCCTACTCCAGAAGAGTCACAGATGCTTGCTGAATATGCTTCGGAGATAGAGAACATGGCCAGAGCAGATAGATTTCTATATGA AATAAACAGGATAACACACTATGAGGAACGATTGAGAGctctttatttcaagaaaaagttCCAGGAGCGAAGGCATGACTGCAAACAGAAGATTGAAG CTGTACATGAAGCATGCAAAGAAGTATTTCGTAGTCGAAAGTTGAAGCGGCTGCTAGAACTAGTCTTGGCCTGTGGTAACTACATGAATCGAGGACAGCGTGGAAATGCCTTGGGCTTTCACCCAGCATCACTAAATAAAATGGTTGACACTCGCTCCAGCATAAGCAAACAAATTACATTGCTGCATTATGTTGTCAGCACTTTGGAGAAAAAG TTTGAGGACGTTATGAAGTTGGAAGATGATTTGCCTCATGTCAAGGATGCAGCCAAAGTCAA CTTCAAAGATCTGGAACAAGAGATAAATGCTCTACGAAAAGGACTTCAAGATATTGAAAAA GAGGTTGGCTTCTTTAAGACCAAAATCCAAAACCCTGGAGACAGATTTGTGACAGTGATGCAGGATTTTTGCACTGTGGCCAGCTACAGCTTTGCTGAGGTAGAAGAGTCATATTCAGAAATGCATCAAAAG TATGACTCGGTGCTCAAATCCTTCTGCGAAGATAGCAAGCAGGTTCAGCCAGATGTGTTTTTTGGCATCTTTGACAGCTTCCTGATGTCATTTGCTGATGCAAAGGGTGAAAACGACAAACTCAAGaagcaaaaggaagaagaagaaaagaggaagaaagttgACGAGCAG atgaagaaagagagagagaaacgtcTTCTGCTTAAAAAGTGTAATACCACTACAGATAAAGATCAAAAAGTGATAGCCGCTGACAATCATGAGAAAG GTGAATTCGATGATCTCATTTCGGCTCTAAGGACAGGTGATGTT TTCGGTGAGGACATCGCTAAACTGAAGCGGCAACGTCGTCGACAAAATGCCCAGTCTGATTTCTCTAGAGAACGCAATGGAGTGAAATGA